The sequence below is a genomic window from Streptomyces sp. NBC_00582.
AGCGCCATTCCGCATCGAACCCGAGGGCGGCAAGGTCGGCGAGCACGGTGTCGAATCCGAGAGAAAGGTGCCCTGCGACGTTCTCAAAGACCGCGAGTCGGGGTCGTAGAACCCCAAGGGCACGCGCGATGTCGGGCCAGATGTGCCGGGCATCCTTGGTTCCCTTCCGTTTGCCGGCGGAGCTGAACGGCTGGCACGGGTAGCCGCCGGTGACGATGTCGACGGAGGCGACGGTCGTCCAGTCGATGGCCGTCAGGTCCCCGAGGTTGGGCACCTGGTAGCGGTGGGCGAGGATGCGGGAGGCTCCGGGGTCGTTGTCCGCGACCCAGGCGAGCGAACCGCCGAAGGTCTGCTGTGCGGCCATGTCCAGGCCGCCGTATCCGGTGCACAGTGAGCCGAGACGCAAGGCGTCGGGTTGGGCCATGCTGGGGGTCTCCAGTTGCCTGAACGGTGCTGGTGAGCAAGGGCGGCCCCGTTTCTTTGGCGAGAGGTGGGGGCCGCCCTTGGCGTAGCTAGTTGTTCCTGGCCCAGTAGACGTACTGCCGACGGACGTAGGCGCGGGCGTCGCAGATCAGGCCGGGCCGGTCCATGTCGAGCAGGAACACGGCCGCCGCTTCGGCGGTGCCGATGGCGTCGCGGTCCCAGGCGCCGGGGTCGTCGAGCAGGGCGATCCGGTCGAGCAGGGCAGCCTTGCGCAGGTAGAACTCACGGCCCAGCTCGGTGAAGCACTCGGCATCGGCCAGGAATCGGGCCGTCCATCCGATCTCGCTGTTGATGCTCGGGGCGTCCGCATACGCCTGCTCCGGGGTCGGCCAGTCCTCCGGAGCGGGGCAGTGGTCGGCGGTGAGGTAGAGGCGGGTGCGCTTGCCGTCGCGGGTCGGGTACCGGCGCACGTCGCCGGTCGTGAACGCGGTCGTCAGTGCGGTGGTGACGCGGTCGGTGTCGTCGGGGTCGCAGATGACGCGGATCTCGAACACTCGGGGCTCCCTGTCAGCCGTTGAAGTGGTTGCGCTTGAACACGGCCTTGCGGATGTGGAAGGTGTTGCCGCCGCTCGTCTCGCTGCGGTGGCCGAAGACCTGGACGGCGATCCATCCGCCGAAGATGACGGCGGCGAGCGTGATGAGCTGGGTGATGAGCGCGGTGAGTGCGGTGATGAAGGTGGTGAGCAGCAGCAGGCCGCCGCACACGGCGAGGAACCCGACGCCCCCGAGGGCGACGTTCACCGCCGCGCGCGAGACGGCGGGCTTGGCCGCGACCGGTTCCGGCTGGACGGGGCTCATGGCGTAGCCGGTGACGACACGGCCGTCCGGGAGGACGACGCTCGCGATCGTCGGCACGCCGTGCGGCTGGACGGGAACGAGCGGCGCCGGGTACGGCGCGGCGGGGGTGATGGGGGTGGGCTGGTGGACTTCCGGGGCCCGTACGGCGGGCGTCCGGTCGGTGTGTTCGGGGTACATGCGGAATCCCTTCCGGTGTCGGTTCAGGGAGGTGGAACCACCCCCTGAGGGGTGGCGTGTGGAGGGGGTTTCGGGGGTGCTGACCTGCGGCCCTCCCTGACTCCCTGACTGATCATTCGTGCAGGTCAGGGCCAGGGAGGCGGGCCAGGGAGGGGTTCAGGGAGGGGTTCAGGGAGTTCTCCCTGACTCCCTGGCCCGGGGAGGGGTCGCCTCCCTCTATCCGTCGGCGGAAGCGGAACCGTCGGAGTCGCGGTTGGCGAGTGCGCGCAGGACGCGTTCGCGGGCGACGACCATGCGGCCGTCGGACTTGTAGGGCTCCGCCCCGTGGGCGTCCAGGACGCGCTTGAGGTCCCCGTTCGTCCACGTCCCGTAGGCGTCCTCGTTCAGCGCGGCGAGCCGCTTGAGGACGTCGGTGGTCGGCACCCGGGACGCGTCGCCGAGGGCGGCGGCGATGTCGGCGAGCGGGTCACGCTCCTGGCCCCGCTCGATCGCGTGCAGCGTGGTGACGCCGTCCCGCAGGGCCTTCGCCCGGTCGGCGATCACGTGCGCGTCGTCGGTGCTGATGTAGTGGGTCCGGACCGTGATGGACGCCTGTCCGGCCGGGATCTCGATGCCGTCGGACGCGACCACGACCGTGCCCTTGTCCAGGCCGGGGCGCAGCAGGTTCGGCGCGGCCCCGCCGTCGACCGCCTTGTCTCCCAGCGCCATGCGGGCCTGAGACTCCGTGCCCAGGGCGAGTGAGGCACGGGTGTGCGCGCCCTCCCGTACGAGCTTGGGGAGGTTCTGGTCGGTGGGGTCCTGTGTGCCCTGCCACATCAGCACGTTGACCGCACGGCCCTGGTTGTGGATCTTGCGGACGGCCATGAAGTAGCGGGACGTGGCCTTCGAGCCGCCGTAGGGCCGCTTCTCGTCGTCCACGGCCGGGCACATGAACGCCTGCTGCGCTTCGTCGACCAGCACGATCAGCGGCGGGAACGCGGTGCCGGGCGGGGCCTGGAGACGGCGGTTCATCTCGTCGACCGCGCCCTCAACCATCTCGGTCACCTCGATCACGTGCTCATCCGTCGGGCCCTGGATCAGCACCGTGGCCAGGCCGTCGAACATGGCCCAGTCGCCGGCGCCCTTCAGGTCACCCATCAGGAACTGAACCGACCGGTCCAAAGCGAGCCACAGCGCGAGCGCCCGCAGCGCGGCGGTCTTGCCCTGGTTGGACAGACCCGTGATCAGGAAGTGCCGCTGATACAGGCTGATCGCGGCGGCATCCCCGCGCAGGTCCTGACCCCACGGCGCGCGGCCCTTGGCGTAGTCGCCGGTCAGCGTCTCGTCGGTGACCAGCGGGGACGGGCCGATCGGCTCATCCAGTGCCCCGGAGTCGGCGACCCACAGCCGCACCGTGCGCGCGGCGGTCGGGATGGTGATGAACACCTCGTGTTCGTGCCGGGAGAGGTTCTCGGCGAGCTTGCGGCGACGCTGCTGGATCTCGTTCGTCGACACCCCCGAAGGGAGGGTGACGTCGACTTCCACGCCGCATCCGGCGATCACGATGGGGGAGAGCATGGAGGCGCCGGCGTCGCCCATCTCCTTGATGGCGTTGCGCATGGCGGGGATGCCGAGGTCGCGCAGGGCCTTGACCACGATGGACGGGGTGATCGGCTCACCCTCGCCGTTGCGGACGTGCGCGGGCATGACCCACGCGGGCGCGGCCTGCTGCTTGCTGCCGACCGCCCACAGGGCGAGCAGGGCGAGGAACGGGCCCAGGGTGACCAGCGGCCCCCACACCACGGACACGATGGTGATCATCAGGCGGATGAACTCGATGACCGCCATGACCGGGGTGATGACGTCGGTGACGTCCTTGTTCGCGATGGCCAGGACGACCCCGAGGGCGACCAGACCGCCTATGCCCATGCCGGTGCCGACCAGGGCGCCCTTGGCGGCGTCCACGGGCGAGTGGAGCAGGTCCATGCGGCGGCGGTGGCGTGCCTCGCGGAAGCGCTGCCCGCGCTCCTCCCACTCCATCGCGGCCTCGTAGTTCCCCGCGGCTTCCGCCGCGCGCATACCGCGCTCGTAGCGGGCAGGGGTGCGGGCGTCCCACGCGCGGCGGGCCACGATCCGCGCCCCGCCGGCCACGTAGAGGGTGTGGCGGGCGGCGGCACGCGCGGCGGTGCGGGTGCGCTCGTGCGTGACCGCCGTCTTCACGGCGCGCCCGGAGCGGACCCACAGCGGGACGGGGGCGGGCGGGGCGGGGTCGGGGACCACGGTCAGCGTGGTCACCGGGGACGGTTCGGCGGAGGTGGTGTCTTTGTGCAGGTGGACGACGGTGTCACCCATGACGGGAGGGTCTCCTGACTGCCCCGGGGCGGGGCGGGAAGTCTGCGAAAGTGCCCCGCCCGGCGATCCGGGCGGGGGTGGCTCAGCGGCCGTGGCGGGCGCGGTTCTCCGCACGGCTGAGCTGGGACGGATCGGTACGCGGCACGTCCTCGTACCAGCAGAACGGGCGGATACCGTCGGCCGCCCTGAACACGCGGACGGCCGTACCGGGCGGGGCGTGCGGGAGGGCGTAGACGCGTGCGCCGTCGAGGGAGGCGAGCAGGCGGGCGCCGTGGTGCTCGCAGCCGTCCGCGCCCGCGTTGAAGCGGTCGAGCACGGTCACCACGGCGGGACCGATGCAGGGGGTGGGGTCGTCCGGGTGTGCGGCCGGGCAACGGCCGTCGGCGGGCGGCACGCTCACCACCACCCGTTCGACTTCTTCGCGGCCTTGGCGGCGGCGTACTCGCGCACGATCCGCTGACGCTCGATGTGCAGCGCGGTGATCTCGGCCGTCAGCCGGGTGACCGCCTGCTCCGAGACGGACTCCAGCCGGTTCTCCTGCCGGGTGGTGCTCTTGCCGCGCAGGACCCGGTACGACCCCCCGGCGAGCGCCCCGAGGACGGCGCGCCGCTCGCTGCTGTTCAGGGGCCACATCTCGCCCCGGCGGACCGCCTCCAGCTTGCGGTTCGTCTTGCTGATCTCGCGGTCGATGCTGCGGGTGTCGGGCTTGCCCATGGCTTCAGGACTCCTCAGACAGTCACGGTGCGGAGCGGGAGGGGTAGGCGACGACGCGCTTCCACGAGGCGCGAAGGCGCATCTCGGATGCGGAGTGGCCG
It includes:
- a CDS encoding ATP-binding protein, which produces MGDTVVHLHKDTTSAEPSPVTTLTVVPDPAPPAPVPLWVRSGRAVKTAVTHERTRTAARAAARHTLYVAGGARIVARRAWDARTPARYERGMRAAEAAGNYEAAMEWEERGQRFREARHRRRMDLLHSPVDAAKGALVGTGMGIGGLVALGVVLAIANKDVTDVITPVMAVIEFIRLMITIVSVVWGPLVTLGPFLALLALWAVGSKQQAAPAWVMPAHVRNGEGEPITPSIVVKALRDLGIPAMRNAIKEMGDAGASMLSPIVIAGCGVEVDVTLPSGVSTNEIQQRRRKLAENLSRHEHEVFITIPTAARTVRLWVADSGALDEPIGPSPLVTDETLTGDYAKGRAPWGQDLRGDAAAISLYQRHFLITGLSNQGKTAALRALALWLALDRSVQFLMGDLKGAGDWAMFDGLATVLIQGPTDEHVIEVTEMVEGAVDEMNRRLQAPPGTAFPPLIVLVDEAQQAFMCPAVDDEKRPYGGSKATSRYFMAVRKIHNQGRAVNVLMWQGTQDPTDQNLPKLVREGAHTRASLALGTESQARMALGDKAVDGGAAPNLLRPGLDKGTVVVASDGIEIPAGQASITVRTHYISTDDAHVIADRAKALRDGVTTLHAIERGQERDPLADIAAALGDASRVPTTDVLKRLAALNEDAYGTWTNGDLKRVLDAHGAEPYKSDGRMVVARERVLRALANRDSDGSASADG